In Candidatus Methylomirabilota bacterium, the DNA window CTATCTCTCGAAAGGAGGGTTACGTTACACCTTCTGCGATACCTACTGGATGAAGTACCGCGCCAACGGTCGCCTGGTGCGGGAATCCACTGGCACGACCAAGCTGAACGAAGCAAAGAAGATCCTTGCCAGACGCATGGGGGCAGCGGCAGAGGGCCGTCCCATCCTGCCCCGAGCGGATAAGGTGAAAATCCACAAACTAGCCGAGGATCTAGTAAACGAGTACAAGGCAAACCAGCGTCCCTCACTAGACCGACTTGAGTACAGCCTCAAGCACCTGCTGCCCTACTTCGGTGAGTGTCGGGCCGTGCAAGTCACCCCGGCTGACGTGAACGCCTACATCGCCATGCGGCAGGAGGGGGAAGCAACCAACGGGACCATCAACCGGGAGCTAGGGGGGCTCAAGCGGATGTACTCCCTCGCTGTGGGAAGTGGGAAGCTCTCCCACACCCCGAAGATCCCCCGTCTCCGTGAAGATAACGTGCGGACGGGGTTCTTCGAGTGGGAGCAGTTCCAAGCTGTTCACCGTCACCTGCCAGAGTACGTACAACCCGTCGTCACCTTCGCCTATATCACCGGCTGGCGAGGGCAGAGCGAGATCCTGCCCCTCACATGGAAACAGATTGATTTCAAGGTAGGGACGGTACGGCT includes these proteins:
- a CDS encoding site-specific integrase; this translates as MGSLYRPKYRDKNGVYLSKGGLRYTFCDTYWMKYRANGRLVRESTGTTKLNEAKKILARRMGAAAEGRPILPRADKVKIHKLAEDLVNEYKANQRPSLDRLEYSLKHLLPYFGECRAVQVTPADVNAYIAMRQEGEATNGTINRELGGLKRMYSLAVGSGKLSHTPKIPRLREDNVRTGFFEWEQFQAVHRHLPEYVQPVVTFAYITGWRGQSEILPLTWKQIDFKVGTVRLEPGTTKNREGRTFIMTPMLRATLEQQKAHTEALQREQGQIIPWVFHREGEPIRGFRRAWKTACRKAGVPGRIPHDFRRTAVRNLERAGVPRSTAMKMVGHKTEAIYR